The nucleotide sequence CCCAATGCGTAGCTGCTTGGCTCGCAGATTCCTAACTCGAATGTGAAGCGCAAGCGATCTTCGTCCTTTGCGGCAAGGCGATTGCATGTCACCATCGCGTCATACGACGGGAGACTGCGATGCGCTTGCTGTTCTCGATCGGGGCTGTGCTTGTGGCCGGCATGTTTGCCGGAGGGGACGTCGCGGGCATCGCGGCACCAGGACCAAAATTCGAGCCGCCCAAAAATCAGCCGCAGCGGCTGGCGGCCGACAAGGATCAGACCGTCGATGTCGAGCTGATCCTCGCGGTGGATGTCTCCTACTCCATGGACATGGACGAGCTCGCGATCCAGCGCGAAGGCTATGCGCAGGCGATCCAGTCGAAGGAATTTCTGCAGGCGCTGAAGCTCGGTCCGAACGGCCGGATCGCTGTGACCTATTTCGAATGGGCCGCTTCGACCGACCAGAAGATCATCATTCCCTGGCGCCTGGTCGACGGACCCGAGACCGCGGACGCCGTCGCCGCCGAGATCATGAAGACACCGATCCGGCGCGCCTCGCGCACCTCGATTTCCGGCGCGATCAATTTCGCGATGCCGCTGTTCGACGAGGATCCCTATCGCGGCCTGCGCCGCGTCATCGACATCTCCGGCGATGGTCCCAACAACAATGGCGGCCCGGTCACTGCGGCGCGCGACGCCGCGCTCGAGAAGGGCATCGTCATCAACGGCCTGCCGATCATGGTCAAGGAGCCGTCCTATTCGACGATGGATATCGACAATCTCGATTACTATTACGAGGACTGCGTCATCGGCGGTCCCGGCTCCTTCGTCATCTCGATCAAGGATCGCGACAAGTTCAAGGAAGCGATCCGGACAAAACTTCTGATGGAGGTTGCGAGCCGCGTGCCGGAGCGGCCCGTGATGCGCACTGCGGACAAGGAGCCGCGCGTCAATTGCATGATCGGGGAGAAGATCTGGTCCGACCGCTGGGGGCGCTAGGAGCGCCCCGGACGGCTGGGCGGGCTCACCAGTTCGGCGCCCGCTTCTCGACGAACGCCCTCAAACCCTCCTGCGCCTCGTCCGATGTCGCGACGTTGCAGAAGT is from Bradyrhizobium xenonodulans and encodes:
- a CDS encoding DUF1194 domain-containing protein, whose amino-acid sequence is MRLLFSIGAVLVAGMFAGGDVAGIAAPGPKFEPPKNQPQRLAADKDQTVDVELILAVDVSYSMDMDELAIQREGYAQAIQSKEFLQALKLGPNGRIAVTYFEWAASTDQKIIIPWRLVDGPETADAVAAEIMKTPIRRASRTSISGAINFAMPLFDEDPYRGLRRVIDISGDGPNNNGGPVTAARDAALEKGIVINGLPIMVKEPSYSTMDIDNLDYYYEDCVIGGPGSFVISIKDRDKFKEAIRTKLLMEVASRVPERPVMRTADKEPRVNCMIGEKIWSDRWGR